A stretch of the Chitinophaga sp. Cy-1792 genome encodes the following:
- a CDS encoding 1-acyl-sn-glycerol-3-phosphate acyltransferase, with protein sequence MKLIKNIFGKIFALYALLLFAGTMLIVFIPIWIFSFFPDPKKTWGFITIGRIWMKIYMPLIGCPVRIKGQEYFENGKTYVVVCNHNALIDVPVTTPGVPGVNKTLAKASMGKIPLFGVLYRIGGIMVDRKDEQSRKNSVIQMREALEKGMHMLLYPEGTRNRTNEPLKPFYDGAFALAIEAQVPVIPSLLFHTKIVNPADKGFYAWPHHIDYHFLPPVPTTGLTKDDVTALKEKVFKIMWDYYVNTNV encoded by the coding sequence ATGAAACTGATAAAAAACATCTTCGGAAAAATCTTTGCACTGTACGCGCTCCTGCTTTTCGCAGGAACCATGCTGATCGTGTTTATTCCCATCTGGATATTTTCCTTCTTCCCGGACCCTAAAAAAACATGGGGCTTTATCACCATCGGCAGAATATGGATGAAAATCTATATGCCGCTCATCGGTTGCCCGGTCCGTATCAAAGGACAGGAATATTTTGAAAATGGGAAAACCTATGTGGTCGTTTGCAACCACAACGCACTGATCGATGTACCGGTAACAACCCCGGGCGTTCCTGGCGTAAATAAAACCCTCGCCAAAGCATCCATGGGTAAAATACCCCTCTTCGGTGTACTCTACCGTATCGGTGGTATCATGGTAGACCGCAAAGATGAACAAAGCCGTAAAAACAGCGTCATCCAGATGCGTGAAGCGCTCGAAAAAGGCATGCACATGCTCCTCTACCCGGAAGGAACGAGAAACCGCACAAATGAGCCGCTTAAGCCCTTTTATGATGGTGCGTTCGCCCTCGCCATAGAGGCACAGGTGCCCGTCATCCCTTCACTGCTGTTTCATACTAAAATAGTCAACCCGGCCGATAAAGGCTTCTACGCCTGGCCACACCACATCGATTACCACTTCCTCCCTCCCGTGCCCACCACCGGCCTTACCAAAGACGATGTCACCGCACT